The uncultured Ilyobacter sp. genome has a segment encoding these proteins:
- a CDS encoding sigma-54 dependent transcriptional regulator — translation MYLNVLGILLDEKLKNGIAESIDGSIEFADGVLRALEILEEARYDAVLLDSDTMEKSQLIESIEMISSAQRKIIIMILGERSNLDLVAGSIKAGAYDYILKPVEILKVSRLLEKAVRDHKLKAEKVDKNKDTGDKLIGQTKEIVEVYKMVGKMAASRVPVLVTGEKGTGKKSVAISIHQFSDFSDKPFVSINCTAFQNEFLERKIFGYEKGAFPGAAFDQMGELEKANGGTLYLGNIESLSIDMQSKILGVLQEGEFFRIGGTNLLKTDLRIITASSENIEELIVNGKFIEELYHKLKVLEIDIPPLRDRKDDIPFIIDHYIMDCNEEFGKNVKGVSKPAIKKIMRYDWPGNVSELKNAVRSAVALCRGNSILVEDLPANVIGAKISKRRGDIQDWILADWIEGEVSVLKGNSQKDYYGNVISRVEKELIRQVLEMTSGKKVETAEILGITRNTLRTKMNNYGLE, via the coding sequence ATGTATTTGAATGTTTTAGGGATACTGTTAGATGAAAAACTGAAGAATGGGATAGCTGAATCCATCGACGGAAGTATAGAATTTGCAGATGGAGTCTTGAGGGCCCTTGAAATACTGGAAGAAGCCAGGTATGATGCTGTATTATTGGACAGCGATACTATGGAGAAGTCTCAGCTTATTGAGTCAATTGAAATGATAAGTTCAGCTCAGAGAAAGATTATTATAATGATCCTAGGGGAGAGATCAAATCTTGATCTGGTTGCAGGAAGCATAAAAGCAGGGGCCTATGATTATATTTTGAAACCTGTAGAAATACTCAAGGTATCAAGACTTTTGGAAAAGGCAGTGAGGGATCATAAACTAAAAGCTGAGAAGGTGGACAAGAATAAAGATACTGGAGACAAACTCATAGGCCAGACAAAGGAGATAGTCGAAGTATATAAGATGGTGGGGAAAATGGCTGCCAGCAGAGTACCGGTGCTGGTAACAGGTGAAAAAGGTACTGGAAAAAAGTCTGTGGCCATATCAATACACCAGTTTAGTGATTTTAGCGACAAGCCCTTTGTGAGTATAAATTGTACCGCTTTTCAAAATGAGTTCTTAGAGAGAAAAATATTCGGTTATGAAAAAGGAGCTTTTCCAGGAGCAGCTTTTGACCAAATGGGTGAGCTGGAGAAAGCTAACGGTGGAACTTTATATCTGGGAAATATTGAATCCCTCAGTATAGATATGCAGTCAAAAATTTTAGGAGTACTCCAGGAGGGTGAATTCTTCAGAATCGGAGGAACCAACCTCTTGAAGACTGATCTTAGGATAATAACGGCTTCTAGCGAAAATATAGAGGAGCTTATAGTAAACGGTAAGTTTATAGAGGAACTCTACCACAAGTTAAAAGTCCTAGAGATAGATATCCCACCACTTAGAGACAGAAAGGACGACATACCTTTTATAATAGATCACTATATAATGGATTGTAATGAGGAGTTTGGAAAAAATGTAAAAGGGGTGTCAAAACCGGCCATTAAAAAAATCATGAGATACGACTGGCCTGGGAATGTAAGTGAACTAAAGAATGCAGTTAGATCTGCAGTGGCACTTTGCAGAGGAAACTCAATACTGGTGGAAGACCTTCCGGCAAATGTTATAGGAGCTAAAATAAGTAAAAGAAGAGGAGATATCCAGGACTGGATACTTGCAGACTGGATAGAGGGAGAGGTATCTGTCCTCAAAGGAAATTCTCAAAAAGATTATTATGGAAACGTAATATCAAGAGTGGAGAAAGAGCTTATAAGACAGGTTCTTGAGATGACAAGTGGTAAAAAAGTAGAAACGGCAGAAATTCTCGGAATAACAAGAAATACACTTAGAACAAAAATGAATAATTACGGGCTGGAATAA
- a CDS encoding U32 family peptidase — MKRAELLAPAGNMEKLKMAFHYGADAVFLGGKIFNLRAGSHNFSDKELEEAVNYAHGMGKKVYVTLNIIPHNEELEILPGYVKFLEKIKVDGVIVADLGVFQVVRENSEIPISISTQASNTNWRSVKMWKDMGAKRVVLAREISIENIAEIRAKVPDIEIEVFVHGAMCMSISGRCLLSNYMTGRDANRGDCAQSCRWKYSIVEETRPGEYMPVYEDEGGTHIFNSKDLCTIEFIDKILDLGVDSLKIEGRMKGIYYVSNVVKVYSEAVDSYYEGNYKFKEDWLKELETVSHRLYTPGFYFGRPDDKAQNYNDRNSYSQSHQLVAKVEEKISKNEYLLAVRNRIESGQELEIVSPKGEPKKIILPKMTLVKNRHEEEVEAANPNSFVKINIDHSMEEMDMIRRILPVKK; from the coding sequence ATGAAAAGAGCAGAGTTGTTGGCTCCTGCAGGAAATATGGAAAAATTAAAAATGGCCTTTCATTATGGGGCAGATGCAGTTTTTCTAGGTGGGAAAATATTTAATCTTAGAGCAGGAAGTCATAATTTTTCTGATAAAGAGTTGGAAGAAGCAGTTAATTATGCACATGGTATGGGGAAAAAGGTGTATGTGACTCTAAATATAATACCTCATAATGAAGAGCTAGAAATCCTTCCTGGATATGTAAAATTTTTAGAAAAAATCAAGGTAGATGGTGTTATTGTGGCAGACCTCGGTGTTTTTCAGGTAGTTCGAGAAAATAGCGAGATTCCAATAAGTATAAGTACCCAGGCCAGTAATACCAACTGGAGATCAGTAAAAATGTGGAAGGATATGGGAGCCAAAAGAGTGGTTCTGGCAAGAGAGATCTCCATTGAAAATATAGCCGAAATAAGAGCTAAGGTCCCAGATATTGAGATTGAGGTATTTGTACACGGAGCCATGTGTATGTCCATATCAGGAAGATGTCTTTTGAGCAACTATATGACAGGGAGAGACGCCAACAGAGGTGACTGTGCCCAATCTTGTAGGTGGAAGTACTCTATAGTGGAAGAAACTCGTCCAGGGGAGTATATGCCTGTATATGAAGATGAAGGTGGAACCCACATCTTCAATTCAAAGGACCTTTGCACAATAGAGTTCATAGATAAAATCTTAGACCTAGGTGTTGATTCTCTCAAGATAGAGGGAAGAATGAAGGGAATATATTATGTTTCTAACGTGGTGAAGGTATACAGCGAGGCTGTAGACAGTTATTATGAGGGAAATTATAAGTTTAAGGAAGATTGGCTGAAGGAGCTAGAGACAGTTTCCCACAGACTTTATACACCAGGATTTTATTTTGGAAGACCTGACGATAAGGCACAAAATTATAATGACAGAAATTCATACAGCCAGAGTCATCAACTAGTAGCCAAGGTAGAGGAAAAGATATCTAAAAATGAGTATCTTCTGGCTGTGAGAAACCGTATAGAAAGCGGACAGGAGCTAGAGATAGTATCACCTAAGGGAGAACCTAAAAAAATAATTCTTCCTAAAATGACCCTGGTAAAAAACAGACATGAAGAAGAGGTAGAAGCTGCAAATCCAAACTCTTTTGTAAAAATAAATATAGATCATTCTATGGAAGAGATGGATATGATAAGAAGAATTTTACCTGTAAAAAAATAA
- a CDS encoding patatin-like phospholipase family protein, whose protein sequence is MLKKIILLIFFIFSIAMQANEKTYYEDIKIKQLETEIENIQSKIDRLKRSRELRITKDREKKRPKIGLVLSGGGAKGFAHIGVLKVLEENNIKVDYITGTSMGAVIGALYSVGYSPDEIEDVMIKTDWNEILKDAPDRLDVPLEDKMGKKKYPASIAFDKELNIYFPRGLKQGQKIYLKLKELLWDVGDIEDFDDLPIPMRIIATDLDSGKVKSFSSGDLSKVISASIAIPTLFGPVEIDGRNYVDGLVTRNFPVEDIIEMGADIIIGVDVGTRIKEKKDYNILTVLDQVLAIQSSGSTPVQKSMVNYIIEPDISKFKSTDFEKVEEIIKVGEKEARSKIKSMENIDKTEKISEKRVVLKSKDSDSLYLENIYLVGNVNVDREIIEGNLGKEIPGKVTESDLENMILNLYALPYIEKAYYKIKGKDLYVETVEKPTNYLKLGMNYNSEYGTTIALETNTLSIGKTGRKTVFDFKFGDYFGASAKNYTYYGIEDKIGFIFEIGYNEKPFFFYEGDEKRSEFTNKTFEFTGALATQFENQFFISYGFSQKFSELEQDIGLSSDESLEYDESYGNIFFQIVLDNLDNKMYPSRGIKSDFQYTWGGDFGTESVDFYGPAYLLEGYFPVTKRLSLLSVVAGGSINGEGILPDEYFKLGGVRSDISNKEFVFYGYNSQRKLVEEFAMAQLGLQYRFYSNIYLAGKWNIATYTGSSIQGEDDKKIWDNKVRGYGITLGIDSPFGPLELSLMEDSDTENILTQFNIGYIF, encoded by the coding sequence ATGTTAAAAAAAATTATCTTACTGATATTTTTTATTTTTTCAATAGCTATGCAGGCAAATGAAAAAACCTATTATGAAGACATAAAAATAAAACAGTTAGAAACAGAGATAGAGAATATCCAGAGTAAAATTGATAGATTGAAGAGATCTCGGGAACTGAGAATAACTAAAGACAGAGAGAAGAAAAGACCTAAAATAGGACTTGTATTAAGTGGAGGTGGGGCCAAGGGATTTGCCCATATAGGGGTTCTCAAAGTTCTCGAAGAAAACAATATAAAGGTGGATTACATTACAGGAACCAGCATGGGGGCAGTTATAGGAGCACTTTATTCTGTGGGGTACTCTCCAGACGAGATAGAAGATGTGATGATAAAAACTGACTGGAATGAGATATTAAAAGATGCTCCGGACAGATTGGATGTTCCTCTAGAAGATAAAATGGGAAAGAAAAAATACCCGGCTTCTATAGCCTTTGACAAAGAACTCAATATTTATTTTCCAAGAGGACTGAAGCAGGGACAGAAAATATATCTGAAACTAAAGGAACTCCTCTGGGATGTGGGGGATATAGAGGATTTTGATGATCTTCCTATCCCTATGAGGATAATAGCCACTGACCTAGACAGTGGAAAGGTTAAATCTTTTTCAAGTGGGGATCTTTCTAAGGTAATAAGTGCAAGTATAGCGATTCCTACACTTTTTGGACCTGTAGAGATAGATGGCAGAAATTACGTAGATGGTCTTGTGACAAGGAACTTCCCAGTAGAGGATATAATTGAGATGGGAGCTGACATAATAATAGGAGTGGATGTAGGGACTCGTATAAAAGAAAAAAAGGATTATAACATACTAACAGTCTTAGATCAGGTTCTTGCCATACAGAGTTCAGGATCTACCCCAGTTCAAAAGTCCATGGTAAATTATATAATAGAGCCTGATATTTCAAAATTTAAGAGCACAGATTTTGAAAAAGTAGAAGAGATAATAAAAGTCGGTGAAAAAGAAGCAAGATCTAAAATAAAATCTATGGAAAATATAGACAAGACAGAGAAAATTTCTGAGAAAAGAGTGGTTTTGAAATCTAAAGATTCGGATTCCTTGTACCTGGAGAATATATATTTGGTTGGAAATGTAAATGTAGACCGGGAAATTATAGAGGGGAACTTGGGAAAGGAAATTCCAGGTAAAGTTACAGAGTCAGACCTGGAAAATATGATACTGAATCTTTATGCACTGCCATATATAGAAAAAGCTTATTATAAAATAAAAGGAAAAGATCTCTATGTAGAAACTGTTGAAAAACCTACAAATTATCTAAAACTTGGGATGAATTATAATAGTGAATATGGAACAACAATAGCCTTGGAGACAAATACACTGTCTATAGGGAAAACCGGACGTAAAACTGTTTTTGATTTCAAATTCGGAGATTATTTCGGGGCAAGTGCAAAAAATTATACCTACTATGGAATCGAAGACAAAATAGGATTTATATTTGAGATTGGCTATAACGAAAAACCCTTTTTCTTTTATGAGGGGGATGAAAAAAGAAGTGAATTTACAAATAAAACTTTTGAATTTACAGGTGCTTTGGCCACTCAGTTTGAAAACCAGTTTTTTATCTCCTATGGATTTTCACAGAAGTTTAGTGAACTAGAGCAGGACATTGGTCTGAGTTCCGACGAGAGTCTTGAGTATGATGAAAGTTACGGGAATATTTTTTTCCAAATTGTTTTGGATAATTTGGATAATAAAATGTATCCCAGTCGTGGGATAAAAAGTGATTTTCAGTATACATGGGGCGGCGATTTTGGTACTGAAAGTGTAGATTTTTACGGGCCGGCTTATCTTCTAGAAGGTTATTTCCCAGTTACCAAAAGATTGTCTCTCTTATCAGTAGTAGCTGGAGGAAGTATAAATGGCGAAGGAATACTTCCAGATGAATACTTCAAACTGGGAGGTGTGAGAAGTGACATATCCAATAAGGAGTTTGTCTTTTATGGATATAATTCCCAGAGAAAACTTGTTGAAGAATTTGCAATGGCTCAGCTTGGATTACAGTATAGATTTTATTCAAATATATACTTAGCTGGGAAATGGAATATAGCCACATACACAGGATCCTCTATACAGGGAGAGGATGATAAAAAAATATGGGATAATAAAGTCCGAGGTTATGGTATCACTCTTGGAATAGATAGTCCTTTCGGACCTCTTGAACTTAGTTTAATGGAAGACAGCGATACCGAAAATATATTGACACAGTTCAATATAGGATACATATTTTAA
- the rplI gene encoding 50S ribosomal protein L9 has protein sequence MSKIKVILTQDVAGQGRKGEIINVSEGYAKNFLLKNNKGIIATDEELKKLENKKLKAEKKLAEEKAKAQELKKFIEEKVLVMEVKAGESGKIFGSVTTKEISAAIEKDFGLNIDKKKIDANIKTTGEHIVTLKLHSDVKAELKLVAKG, from the coding sequence ATGTCAAAGATCAAAGTTATTCTTACACAAGACGTAGCAGGACAAGGTAGAAAAGGTGAAATTATAAATGTGTCTGAAGGATATGCAAAAAACTTCCTTTTAAAAAATAATAAAGGGATAATCGCAACAGATGAGGAGCTTAAAAAGCTTGAAAATAAAAAGCTAAAAGCAGAAAAAAAATTGGCCGAGGAGAAGGCAAAAGCCCAAGAGCTTAAAAAGTTTATAGAGGAGAAGGTACTGGTAATGGAAGTTAAGGCCGGAGAAAGTGGAAAAATATTCGGTTCAGTAACTACTAAGGAAATTTCTGCAGCAATAGAAAAGGATTTTGGCCTGAATATAGACAAGAAGAAGATAGATGCAAATATAAAGACCACAGGTGAGCACATAGTTACTCTTAAACTGCATAGCGATGTAAAAGCGGAACTAAAATTGGTGGCTAAAGGATAA
- a CDS encoding CBS domain-containing protein, producing the protein MELITTHIYADLDALSSMVLAKKLYPKAVIAFPGNVSNNVKKFVTLYQDFLGITKTKDIDFDQVEKLIVVDTAKVSRIGRFSELIGRVPIEIYDHHPESDEDIGGDIVRVSYGSNTTHLLEIIKERLGSTVKFEKYELNLALMGLYEDTGNFTYSITTPKDLKAGAFLIQKGGDLKFVHEYTTKGLREDQKETFIELLEAGETIKFSTERIFLTKLYSEEFLGGIDELINKIKDVEDCTACFIICGNDEKSNIIARSSSIGVPLDEILERYQGGGHTSASSVVVKNIPVDELYDQLREIILKNVKKGKTTKEIMSTPVKTITMETKLRDAHKIMTRFGYTGLPVVEDGKLAGIISRRDIDRSMGHGFANAPVKVYMTSKLITATEETSIDDLKQTLVENEVGRIPILRGEKLVGIVTRADILRFLYAQKKRMDIKKREVSKAVREQLLDKIPKDLIDLLKAIEKVAKKRKEKVYMVGGIVRDIILGIPNKDIDIVVEGEGIAFAWDLKNELNGEKIVVHEKFKTAVVIVSRELKIDVATSRVEYYEYPTSLPSVDYGSIREDMYRRDFTINSLALEVDYQKFGELVDFFNGYRDIQKGEIRILHNFSFVEDPTRIIRAFRFASRYNFKIEEETERFLKDAVENGFLKKISWPRVKNEFKIILGDKNPQKALNFLEKYDVLKNIHHNIKLTEKMKKHLEELNSLGEMISQLKLEKWIMAFLILMEDLKSDEIELIFNKFSFSQDFRKKYEFGIRKRSEALSKLKKADKNSEIYDILNEISLEVLMLIYLEGKKPAREKIRKFIFDLSKIKPLVTGADLISTGYKPSPKFRKILEGLLYRQLDCKDITKEQLMMSIKRL; encoded by the coding sequence ATGGAACTGATTACAACACATATTTATGCAGACTTAGATGCTCTTTCGTCCATGGTTTTGGCAAAAAAACTATATCCAAAAGCTGTTATAGCTTTTCCGGGAAATGTGAGTAATAATGTGAAAAAATTTGTGACCCTTTACCAGGATTTTCTTGGAATAACCAAAACCAAGGATATTGATTTTGATCAGGTAGAGAAGCTAATAGTTGTTGATACGGCAAAAGTTTCAAGGATAGGAAGGTTCAGCGAGCTCATAGGGAGAGTTCCTATAGAGATATACGACCACCATCCTGAAAGTGACGAGGATATAGGTGGAGATATAGTCAGAGTGAGCTATGGATCTAATACCACACATCTTCTAGAGATTATAAAAGAGAGATTAGGCAGCACTGTGAAGTTTGAAAAATATGAGCTCAATCTGGCTTTGATGGGACTATACGAAGATACGGGAAACTTTACATACTCTATAACAACTCCTAAAGATCTAAAAGCCGGGGCTTTTTTGATACAAAAAGGTGGAGATCTTAAATTTGTTCATGAATATACAACCAAGGGACTTAGAGAGGATCAGAAGGAAACCTTTATAGAACTCCTTGAGGCAGGAGAAACTATAAAATTTTCAACAGAGAGAATATTTCTGACTAAGTTATATTCAGAGGAATTCCTCGGGGGAATAGATGAGCTAATAAACAAGATAAAGGATGTAGAGGACTGCACTGCCTGCTTTATAATATGCGGCAATGATGAAAAGTCTAATATAATAGCTAGAAGCTCCAGTATAGGGGTTCCATTGGACGAGATATTAGAGAGATACCAGGGTGGAGGACACACCAGTGCATCCTCTGTGGTGGTAAAAAATATACCTGTGGATGAACTCTATGATCAACTGCGAGAGATTATACTCAAAAATGTAAAAAAGGGTAAAACAACTAAAGAGATAATGTCAACTCCAGTCAAGACCATTACCATGGAAACAAAATTGAGGGATGCCCATAAAATAATGACTAGATTTGGTTATACAGGTCTTCCTGTGGTAGAAGACGGAAAACTTGCAGGGATAATATCAAGACGTGATATCGATCGTTCAATGGGCCACGGTTTTGCCAATGCACCAGTTAAGGTTTATATGACATCAAAACTCATAACGGCCACAGAAGAAACCTCCATTGATGATCTGAAACAGACATTGGTGGAAAATGAGGTAGGAAGAATTCCCATATTGAGGGGAGAAAAGCTGGTAGGAATAGTGACAAGGGCCGATATTTTGAGGTTTCTCTATGCTCAGAAAAAAAGAATGGATATAAAAAAAAGAGAGGTTTCAAAGGCTGTGAGGGAGCAGCTTTTGGACAAGATTCCAAAAGATCTTATTGATCTTTTAAAAGCCATAGAAAAAGTAGCTAAAAAGAGAAAAGAAAAAGTTTATATGGTAGGCGGTATAGTAAGGGATATAATTTTGGGAATCCCCAATAAAGATATTGACATAGTGGTGGAAGGCGAGGGGATAGCCTTTGCCTGGGATCTGAAAAATGAGCTCAATGGAGAAAAAATAGTCGTCCATGAAAAATTTAAGACGGCAGTGGTAATAGTAAGCAGAGAGCTTAAAATAGATGTAGCTACATCTAGGGTGGAATACTATGAATACCCTACTTCACTTCCAAGTGTTGATTACGGCAGCATAAGGGAGGATATGTACAGAAGGGATTTCACAATAAATTCTCTGGCTTTAGAGGTAGACTATCAGAAATTTGGAGAGCTGGTGGATTTTTTTAATGGCTACAGAGATATTCAGAAGGGAGAGATCAGAATACTTCATAATTTCAGCTTTGTAGAGGACCCTACGAGAATAATAAGGGCCTTTAGGTTTGCCAGTAGATACAACTTTAAAATTGAAGAAGAGACAGAAAGATTTTTAAAAGATGCCGTTGAAAACGGTTTTCTGAAGAAAATATCCTGGCCAAGGGTAAAAAATGAATTTAAAATAATTTTAGGTGATAAAAATCCCCAGAAGGCTTTAAATTTTCTTGAAAAATATGATGTTTTAAAAAATATTCACCATAATATAAAACTTACTGAAAAGATGAAAAAACACTTAGAGGAGCTTAATTCTCTGGGGGAAATGATCTCCCAACTAAAACTTGAAAAATGGATTATGGCGTTTCTGATTCTCATGGAGGACTTAAAAAGCGATGAAATAGAGCTGATCTTCAATAAGTTTAGTTTCTCTCAGGATTTCAGAAAGAAGTATGAATTCGGAATAAGAAAAAGATCAGAGGCACTTTCAAAATTAAAAAAAGCTGATAAAAATTCTGAAATTTATGATATTCTAAATGAGATAAGTCTTGAAGTACTTATGCTGATATATTTAGAAGGTAAAAAGCCAGCAAGGGAAAAGATAAGAAAGTTTATATTTGACCTTTCTAAAATAAAACCTCTTGTCACAGGAGCTGATCTTATCAGTACGGGGTATAAGCCAAGTCCGAAATTTAGGAAAATACTTGAAGGCTTACTATACAGGCAGCTTGACTGCAAAGATATTACAAAAGAGCAGTTGATGATGAGTATAAAGAGACTTTAG
- the dnaX gene encoding DNA polymerase III subunit gamma/tau, which translates to MHLTLYRKYRPSNFNEVAGEEDIIKTIKNSLRENRMAHAYLFAGPRGVGKTTTARLIAKGLNCLTKGITDDPCDTCDNCLAVNEGNFVDMIEIDAASNRGIDEIRQLKDKINYRPVRGRKKVYIIDEAHMLTKEAFNALLKTLEEPPSHVLFILATTEPDKILPTIISRCQRYDFKPISFENTRERLLEIGKSEGIEVDDESLLLIYEKAGGSMRDAISIFEKLISSCYGESITVEKSQKVLGVIPEKQLMEFLQIAREGDSYRGIKFLDKLWNGSVNIESFFRDLAKLSKELMLKGELTPGEGMPIIGAIYDVITKFKYEEDKRLLGYVILHKLSGEASLAKTVYREEKTKYIPEVREPNSEEAFEKALPESEIRVTIDDVKRSWDEAVKRAKNEKITIAALLAGAFPVKVSEGTLYVGFYPENRFSRDKMEEAQYRDIFLSSMRGLTHPGLKIVYEIVGEKNKKTETGKSFSDKIIEFFDGERM; encoded by the coding sequence ATGCATCTCACTTTATATAGAAAATACCGGCCTTCCAATTTTAATGAGGTGGCTGGAGAAGAGGATATAATAAAAACCATTAAAAATTCCTTAAGAGAAAACAGAATGGCCCATGCATATCTTTTTGCAGGACCAAGGGGTGTGGGGAAGACGACAACTGCAAGACTCATAGCTAAGGGGCTGAACTGCCTGACAAAAGGGATAACAGACGATCCCTGCGATACCTGTGATAACTGTCTGGCAGTCAACGAGGGAAATTTTGTCGACATGATAGAGATAGATGCTGCGTCAAACAGAGGTATAGATGAGATAAGGCAGCTAAAGGACAAGATAAACTACAGACCTGTGAGAGGGAGAAAAAAAGTATATATAATAGATGAGGCCCATATGCTCACAAAAGAAGCCTTTAATGCCCTTTTAAAAACCTTGGAAGAACCTCCAAGCCATGTATTATTTATACTGGCAACAACTGAACCTGATAAAATACTCCCAACTATCATATCGAGATGCCAAAGATATGATTTTAAACCTATCTCATTTGAAAATACAAGGGAGAGGCTGCTTGAAATAGGTAAAAGCGAGGGTATAGAGGTGGATGATGAAAGTTTGCTTCTTATCTATGAAAAGGCGGGGGGAAGCATGAGAGATGCCATATCCATATTTGAAAAGCTTATTTCAAGCTGCTATGGAGAAAGTATCACAGTGGAAAAGAGTCAGAAAGTTTTAGGGGTTATCCCAGAGAAACAGCTTATGGAATTTCTTCAAATAGCAAGGGAAGGAGACAGTTATAGAGGGATAAAATTTTTGGATAAGCTTTGGAACGGTTCTGTGAATATAGAGAGTTTCTTTAGGGATCTGGCAAAGTTGTCAAAAGAGCTCATGTTGAAAGGTGAGTTGACCCCAGGGGAGGGGATGCCCATTATAGGGGCGATATATGACGTGATAACAAAGTTTAAGTATGAAGAGGACAAGAGGCTTCTTGGATATGTAATTCTTCATAAACTTTCGGGAGAAGCTAGTTTAGCTAAAACTGTCTACAGAGAAGAAAAAACAAAGTATATTCCTGAGGTGAGAGAGCCTAACTCTGAAGAAGCATTTGAAAAAGCACTCCCTGAATCTGAAATAAGGGTAACTATAGATGATGTAAAAAGGTCATGGGATGAGGCTGTAAAAAGAGCCAAAAATGAAAAGATAACTATAGCCGCACTTCTTGCAGGGGCCTTTCCTGTGAAAGTTTCAGAGGGGACTCTCTATGTGGGATTTTACCCGGAAAATAGATTTTCTAGGGACAAAATGGAAGAGGCTCAATACAGGGATATATTTCTAAGTTCTATGAGGGGACTCACGCATCCAGGGCTCAAAATAGTATATGAAATAGTTGGAGAAAAAAATAAAAAAACTGAAACCGGAAAATCTTTCTCTGACAAAATAATAGAGTTTTTTGACGGGGAACGAATGTAA
- the dnaB gene encoding replicative DNA helicase, with protein MHDLDKLRKVPSSLEAEKSILGGILLKPDALGDVVEILSPGDFYKAAHRNIYEAMIAAYNNGEVIDPIVLIDKLKKQEKFDESGGNSIIYEIIEEVPTAANILSYAKIVKEKAILRRLGDVGTKIVEMTYEGYEDADAILDKAEGMIFKISETKEAKDVVGISHILGEEFERLENLQNNRGATIGISSGFKHFDDMTSGFHPSDLVIIAARPSMGKTAFVLNLALNAVKNGDNGVLIFSLEMSNSQLLQRLLAVEGSLPLQKIRNGFLNDEEWGRLGIASAKLANSKIHIADTPNVSVLEIRAMARRLKAAGKLDMILIDYLQLISGSGSKNDSRQQEISDISRALKGIARELNVPVIALSQLSRAPEQRADRRPILSDLRESGAIEQDADMVVFLYRDDYYNEESEFKGITEINIGKQRNGPVGTVNLRFFHELTKFADYTTKID; from the coding sequence ATGCATGATTTAGATAAATTGAGAAAAGTTCCTAGCAGCCTAGAAGCTGAAAAGTCAATTCTAGGAGGGATACTATTAAAACCAGATGCATTAGGTGATGTTGTAGAGATACTATCGCCGGGAGATTTTTACAAGGCAGCACATAGAAATATCTATGAGGCTATGATAGCAGCTTATAACAATGGGGAAGTTATCGACCCCATTGTTTTAATTGATAAATTAAAAAAGCAGGAAAAATTTGACGAAAGCGGAGGAAACTCTATAATCTATGAGATTATAGAAGAGGTTCCAACTGCCGCCAATATTTTAAGCTATGCAAAGATAGTAAAAGAAAAGGCTATTTTGAGAAGACTAGGAGATGTAGGAACAAAAATAGTTGAGATGACCTATGAAGGATACGAGGACGCCGATGCTATTTTGGATAAGGCCGAGGGGATGATATTTAAAATATCAGAGACCAAGGAAGCGAAAGATGTGGTGGGCATAAGCCATATTTTGGGTGAAGAGTTTGAAAGGCTTGAAAATCTTCAAAATAACAGGGGAGCCACGATAGGGATATCTTCTGGATTCAAGCATTTTGATGATATGACAAGTGGATTTCATCCTTCGGACCTGGTGATAATAGCGGCTAGACCTTCCATGGGAAAAACAGCCTTTGTACTTAACCTGGCTCTGAACGCAGTAAAAAACGGGGACAATGGAGTCCTTATATTCAGTTTAGAGATGTCTAATTCCCAGCTTTTACAGAGGCTTCTTGCTGTAGAAGGAAGTCTTCCACTTCAGAAGATAAGAAACGGATTTTTGAATGATGAGGAATGGGGAAGACTAGGAATAGCAAGTGCAAAACTGGCAAATTCTAAGATTCATATAGCTGATACTCCAAATGTATCGGTTCTTGAAATAAGAGCCATGGCCAGAAGACTAAAAGCTGCAGGAAAACTTGATATGATTCTTATAGATTATCTCCAGCTGATAAGTGGTTCTGGAAGTAAAAATGACAGTAGACAACAGGAGATTTCAGATATATCAAGAGCACTAAAAGGAATAGCTAGGGAACTGAATGTACCTGTAATAGCCCTGTCACAGCTATCCCGTGCACCTGAGCAAAGGGCAGACAGAAGACCTATACTATCTGACCTCCGTGAGTCTGGTGCCATAGAGCAAGATGCAGACATGGTAGTATTTCTCTACAGAGATGACTACTATAACGAAGAGAGTGAGTTTAAGGGGATAACTGAAATAAATATAGGAAAACAGAGAAACGGTCCCGTAGGAACTGTAAACTTAAGGTTTTTCCACGAACTTACAAAATTTGCTGATTATACTACAAAAATAGATTAG